In a genomic window of Chrysemys picta bellii isolate R12L10 chromosome 1, ASM1138683v2, whole genome shotgun sequence:
- the LOC135983732 gene encoding C-type lectin-like, whose amino-acid sequence MLAHYIKEYHKKNSAVWIGLSDPTEDQGWRWTDNSMLSFTAWEKGQPNNLKANEHCAESSPDSGFQKWHDYPCEERFSFICKHKPQVKQLAWTWGSLDLGCE is encoded by the exons ATGCTGGCCCATTACATCAAGGAGTACCACAAAAAGAACAGTGCCGTCTGGATCGGACTCTCAGACCCTACGGAG GATCAAGGCTGGAGATGGACAGATAATTCCATGCTCAGTTTCACAGCTTGGGAGAAAGGGCAACCCAATAATTTGAAAGCAAACGAGCACTGCGCAGAGTCATCTCCTGATTCAG gTTTTCAGAAATGGCACGATTATCCCTGTGAAGAGAGATTCTCTTTCATTTGTAAGCACAAACCCCAGGTGAAGCAGCTCGCCTGGACCTGGGGGTCCCTGGACCTGGGCTGTGAGTGA